Proteins encoded within one genomic window of Anopheles gambiae chromosome 3, idAnoGambNW_F1_1, whole genome shotgun sequence:
- the LOC1280768 gene encoding E3 ubiquitin-protein ligase RMND5A isoform X2: MDSCAAVEKEVEKVINKFSAINDHSQRIIGDVISLIEKLRSSIAEGNPDSKVTAGQVDVLNEALSKTKDKLHRLTTEHRDLHGTVSKVGKAIDRNFVADFTATSRTDVFQTERNVMLLNKIMAQHFYRQGMDDVADALIKESGLPAEDIVPEPYAELHRIWEAIHTGNLAPALDWAARYSAELDARNSTLEFKLHRLAFMQILNGGVQAQTDAIAYARSNFAKFVRRFEKDIQILMGTLIYLQIGIHNSPYKYLTAPEMWIETADVFLKDACQLLGINKDSPLSVIVNAGCTALPALLNLKQVMMSRQVTGIWNGRDELPIEIELEPDNRFHSIFACPILRQQSSEDNPPMKLLCGHVISRDALNKLSNGPIMNNTFRLKCPYCPMEQCPSDAKLIYF, translated from the exons ATGGATTCCTGTGCTGCCGTCGAGAAGGAGGTGGAGAAGGTGATCAACAAATTTTCCGCTATTAACGATCACTCCCAGCGCATCATCGGCGATGTGATTTCGCTGATCGAGAAGCTTCGTTCGTCCATCGCGGAAG GTAACCCCGACAGCAAAGTTACGGCCGGCCAGGTGGACGTGCTGAACGAGGCGCTCAGCAAGACGAAGGACAAGCTGCACCGTCTCACGACCGAGCACCGCGACCTGCACGGTACGGTCAGCAAGGTGGGCAAGGCGATCGACCGCAACTTTGTCGCCGACTTTACGGCCACCTCGCGCACGGACGTGTTCCAGACGGAGCGCAACGTGATGCTGCTGAACAAAATCATGGCCCAGCACTTCTACCGCCAGGGCATGGACGACGTGGCGGACGCACTGATCAAGGAGTCGGGCCTGCCGGCGGAGGACATCGTGCCGGAACCGTACGCCGAGCTGCACCGCATCTGGGAGGCGATTCACACCGGCAATCTGGCACCCGCCCTCGACTGGGCCGCCCGCTACTCGGCCGAGCTGGATGCGCGCAACAGCACGCTCGAGTTCAAGCTGCACCGGCTGGCGTTCATGCAGATACTGAACGGCGGGGTGCAGGCGCAAACGGATgcgatcgcgtacgcccgctCCAACTTTGCCAAGTTTGTGCGGCGCTTCGAGAAGGACATCCAGATCCTGATGGGGACGCTGATCTACCTGCAGATCGGCATACACAACTCACCGTACAAGTACCTCACCGCGCCGGAGATGTGGATCGAGACGGCGGACGTGTTCCTCAAGGATGCCTGCCAGCTGCTGGGCATCAACAAGGATTCGCCCCTGTCCGTGATCGTGAACGCGGGCTGTACCGCGCTGCCCGCGCTGCTCAATCTCAAGCAGGTGATGATGTCGCGCCAGGTGACGGGCATCTGGAACGGTCGCGATGAGCTGCCT ATCGAAATTGAGCTAGAGCCGGACAATCGGTTTCACTCCATCTTCGCTTGTCCCATTCTGCGGCAGCAGAGTTCGGAAGACAACCCGCCGATGAAGCTGCTGTGCGGTCACGTCATATCCCGCGATGCGCTTAACAAACTTAGCAATGGACCGAT CATGAACAATACTTTCAGATTAAAGTGTCCCTACTGCCCCATGGAGCAGTGCCCATCGGATGCCAAGCTGATCTACTTCTGA
- the LOC1280765 gene encoding uroporphyrinogen decarboxylase isoform X2, whose translation MEKDFPPLKNDNLLRAARGEPVDRVPVWVMRQAGRYLPEFQEVRAKHDFFTVCRTPELACEVTMQPLRRFDLDASIIFSDILVIPQALGITVEMKPGVGPVLPEPLVGPADLDRLNQTGTIERLKYVGEAITMMRRMLEGKVPLFGFTGAPWTLMGYMIEGGGSKTMSKAKGWLADHPEASQKLLDILTDQVVDYLVMQVKAGAQMLQVFESSADHLSKEQFLSVSLPCLKRIRVDLLRKLADEGVPAVPMVLFAKGAMHSLEEMAQTGYEVLGLDWTIDPEEARKRVGPNVTLQGNLDPQDMYKPPEELRELVLTMVRKFGKHRYIANLGHGITPQTPIESMSVLVQAVHDAL comes from the exons ATGGAAAAG GACTTCCCTCCGCTAAAGAATGACAATCTGCTGCGTGCGGCCCGGGGCGAACCGGTCGACCGTGTGCCGGTGTGGGTGATGCGCCAAGCCGGTCGCTACCTGCCCGAGTTCCAGGAGGTGCGCGCGAAGCATGACTTTTTCACCGTCTGCCGAACGCCGGAGCTGGCCTGCGAAGTGACGATGCAGCCGTTGCGCCGGTTCGACCTGGACGCGTCGATCATCTTTTCCGACATACTGGTCATTCCGCAGGCGCTGGGAATTACGGTGGAAATGAAGCCGGGCGTCGGCCCCGTGCTGCCCGAACCGCTCGTCGGTCCGGCCGATCTCGACCGGCTCAATCAGACCGGCACGATCGAGCGGCTAAAGTACGTCGGCGAGGCGATAACGATGATGCGCCGCATGCTCGAGGGCAAGGTGCCGCTGTTCGGCTTTACCGGCGCGCCCTGGACCCTGATGGGCTACATGATCGAGGGCGGAGGCAGCAAGACGATGTCCAAGGCAAAGGGCTGGCTGGCGGACCATCCGGAGGCAAGCCAGAAGCTGCTGGACATTCTCACCGACCAGGTGGTGGACTATCTCGTGATGCAGGTGAAGGCCGGCGCCCAGATGCTGCAGGTGTTCGAATCCAGTGCGGACCACCTGAGCAAGGAGCAGTTTCTTTCCGTCTCGCTGCCCTGTCTGAAGCGCATCCGGGTGGATTTGCTCCGGAAGTTGGCCGACGAGGGCGTTCCAGCTGTGCCGATGGTGCTGTTTGCTAAGGGCGCTATGCACTCACTGGAGGAGATGGCGCAAACCGGGTACGAGGTGCTCGGACTGGACTGGACGATCGATCCGGAGGAGGCACGCAAGCGGGTCGGCCCGAACGTGACGCTGCAGGGCAACCTGGACCCGCAGGACATGTACAAACCGCCGGAAGAGCTGCGCGAGCTGGTGCTGACGATGGTGCGCAAGTTTGGCAAGCATCGGTACATCGCCAACCTGGGCCACGGCATTACCCCGCAGACACCGATCGAAAGCATGTCCGTGCTGGTGCAGGCAGTGCACGATGCGTTGTGA
- the LOC1280768 gene encoding E3 ubiquitin-protein ligase RMND5A isoform X1 produces the protein MDSCAAVEKEVEKVINKFSAINDHSQRIIGDVISLIEKLRSSIAEGKAGVQRSSPYLPSHLVQKCINTPFPLPPPLPLLGNPDSKVTAGQVDVLNEALSKTKDKLHRLTTEHRDLHGTVSKVGKAIDRNFVADFTATSRTDVFQTERNVMLLNKIMAQHFYRQGMDDVADALIKESGLPAEDIVPEPYAELHRIWEAIHTGNLAPALDWAARYSAELDARNSTLEFKLHRLAFMQILNGGVQAQTDAIAYARSNFAKFVRRFEKDIQILMGTLIYLQIGIHNSPYKYLTAPEMWIETADVFLKDACQLLGINKDSPLSVIVNAGCTALPALLNLKQVMMSRQVTGIWNGRDELPIEIELEPDNRFHSIFACPILRQQSSEDNPPMKLLCGHVISRDALNKLSNGPILKCPYCPMEQCPSDAKLIYF, from the exons ATGGATTCCTGTGCTGCCGTCGAGAAGGAGGTGGAGAAGGTGATCAACAAATTTTCCGCTATTAACGATCACTCCCAGCGCATCATCGGCGATGTGATTTCGCTGATCGAGAAGCTTCGTTCGTCCATCGCGGAAGGTAAAGCGGGCGTTCAGCGCTCCTCCCCATATTTGCCCTCTCATCTGGTGCAGAAATGTATAAACACTCCATTCCCtctccccccaccccttcCACTTTTAGGTAACCCCGACAGCAAAGTTACGGCCGGCCAGGTGGACGTGCTGAACGAGGCGCTCAGCAAGACGAAGGACAAGCTGCACCGTCTCACGACCGAGCACCGCGACCTGCACGGTACGGTCAGCAAGGTGGGCAAGGCGATCGACCGCAACTTTGTCGCCGACTTTACGGCCACCTCGCGCACGGACGTGTTCCAGACGGAGCGCAACGTGATGCTGCTGAACAAAATCATGGCCCAGCACTTCTACCGCCAGGGCATGGACGACGTGGCGGACGCACTGATCAAGGAGTCGGGCCTGCCGGCGGAGGACATCGTGCCGGAACCGTACGCCGAGCTGCACCGCATCTGGGAGGCGATTCACACCGGCAATCTGGCACCCGCCCTCGACTGGGCCGCCCGCTACTCGGCCGAGCTGGATGCGCGCAACAGCACGCTCGAGTTCAAGCTGCACCGGCTGGCGTTCATGCAGATACTGAACGGCGGGGTGCAGGCGCAAACGGATgcgatcgcgtacgcccgctCCAACTTTGCCAAGTTTGTGCGGCGCTTCGAGAAGGACATCCAGATCCTGATGGGGACGCTGATCTACCTGCAGATCGGCATACACAACTCACCGTACAAGTACCTCACCGCGCCGGAGATGTGGATCGAGACGGCGGACGTGTTCCTCAAGGATGCCTGCCAGCTGCTGGGCATCAACAAGGATTCGCCCCTGTCCGTGATCGTGAACGCGGGCTGTACCGCGCTGCCCGCGCTGCTCAATCTCAAGCAGGTGATGATGTCGCGCCAGGTGACGGGCATCTGGAACGGTCGCGATGAGCTGCCT ATCGAAATTGAGCTAGAGCCGGACAATCGGTTTCACTCCATCTTCGCTTGTCCCATTCTGCGGCAGCAGAGTTCGGAAGACAACCCGCCGATGAAGCTGCTGTGCGGTCACGTCATATCCCGCGATGCGCTTAACAAACTTAGCAATGGACCGAT ATTAAAGTGTCCCTACTGCCCCATGGAGCAGTGCCCATCGGATGCCAAGCTGATCTACTTCTGA
- the LOC1280768 gene encoding E3 ubiquitin-protein ligase RMND5A isoform X3, whose protein sequence is MDSCAAVEKEVEKVINKFSAINDHSQRIIGDVISLIEKLRSSIAEGNPDSKVTAGQVDVLNEALSKTKDKLHRLTTEHRDLHGTVSKVGKAIDRNFVADFTATSRTDVFQTERNVMLLNKIMAQHFYRQGMDDVADALIKESGLPAEDIVPEPYAELHRIWEAIHTGNLAPALDWAARYSAELDARNSTLEFKLHRLAFMQILNGGVQAQTDAIAYARSNFAKFVRRFEKDIQILMGTLIYLQIGIHNSPYKYLTAPEMWIETADVFLKDACQLLGINKDSPLSVIVNAGCTALPALLNLKQVMMSRQVTGIWNGRDELPIEIELEPDNRFHSIFACPILRQQSSEDNPPMKLLCGHVISRDALNKLSNGPILKCPYCPMEQCPSDAKLIYF, encoded by the exons ATGGATTCCTGTGCTGCCGTCGAGAAGGAGGTGGAGAAGGTGATCAACAAATTTTCCGCTATTAACGATCACTCCCAGCGCATCATCGGCGATGTGATTTCGCTGATCGAGAAGCTTCGTTCGTCCATCGCGGAAG GTAACCCCGACAGCAAAGTTACGGCCGGCCAGGTGGACGTGCTGAACGAGGCGCTCAGCAAGACGAAGGACAAGCTGCACCGTCTCACGACCGAGCACCGCGACCTGCACGGTACGGTCAGCAAGGTGGGCAAGGCGATCGACCGCAACTTTGTCGCCGACTTTACGGCCACCTCGCGCACGGACGTGTTCCAGACGGAGCGCAACGTGATGCTGCTGAACAAAATCATGGCCCAGCACTTCTACCGCCAGGGCATGGACGACGTGGCGGACGCACTGATCAAGGAGTCGGGCCTGCCGGCGGAGGACATCGTGCCGGAACCGTACGCCGAGCTGCACCGCATCTGGGAGGCGATTCACACCGGCAATCTGGCACCCGCCCTCGACTGGGCCGCCCGCTACTCGGCCGAGCTGGATGCGCGCAACAGCACGCTCGAGTTCAAGCTGCACCGGCTGGCGTTCATGCAGATACTGAACGGCGGGGTGCAGGCGCAAACGGATgcgatcgcgtacgcccgctCCAACTTTGCCAAGTTTGTGCGGCGCTTCGAGAAGGACATCCAGATCCTGATGGGGACGCTGATCTACCTGCAGATCGGCATACACAACTCACCGTACAAGTACCTCACCGCGCCGGAGATGTGGATCGAGACGGCGGACGTGTTCCTCAAGGATGCCTGCCAGCTGCTGGGCATCAACAAGGATTCGCCCCTGTCCGTGATCGTGAACGCGGGCTGTACCGCGCTGCCCGCGCTGCTCAATCTCAAGCAGGTGATGATGTCGCGCCAGGTGACGGGCATCTGGAACGGTCGCGATGAGCTGCCT ATCGAAATTGAGCTAGAGCCGGACAATCGGTTTCACTCCATCTTCGCTTGTCCCATTCTGCGGCAGCAGAGTTCGGAAGACAACCCGCCGATGAAGCTGCTGTGCGGTCACGTCATATCCCGCGATGCGCTTAACAAACTTAGCAATGGACCGAT ATTAAAGTGTCCCTACTGCCCCATGGAGCAGTGCCCATCGGATGCCAAGCTGATCTACTTCTGA
- the LOC1280765 gene encoding uroporphyrinogen decarboxylase isoform X1 — protein sequence MVESFGRLLLMRLLLGFLGGLLTATLIVALMARQGIAPFEPEPSSPVLPQARISVGWDDFPPLKNDNLLRAARGEPVDRVPVWVMRQAGRYLPEFQEVRAKHDFFTVCRTPELACEVTMQPLRRFDLDASIIFSDILVIPQALGITVEMKPGVGPVLPEPLVGPADLDRLNQTGTIERLKYVGEAITMMRRMLEGKVPLFGFTGAPWTLMGYMIEGGGSKTMSKAKGWLADHPEASQKLLDILTDQVVDYLVMQVKAGAQMLQVFESSADHLSKEQFLSVSLPCLKRIRVDLLRKLADEGVPAVPMVLFAKGAMHSLEEMAQTGYEVLGLDWTIDPEEARKRVGPNVTLQGNLDPQDMYKPPEELRELVLTMVRKFGKHRYIANLGHGITPQTPIESMSVLVQAVHDAL from the exons ATGGTCGAATCGTTCGGTCGTCTGCTGTTGATGCGTCTGTTGCTCGGTTTCTTGGGCGGCTTGCTGACGGCCACGCTGATCGTAGCGCTCATGGCACGGCAAGGCATTGCCCCGTTCGAGCCGGAACCGTCTTCACCGGTGCTGCCGCAAGCTCGTATCAGCGTAGGCTGGGAC GACTTCCCTCCGCTAAAGAATGACAATCTGCTGCGTGCGGCCCGGGGCGAACCGGTCGACCGTGTGCCGGTGTGGGTGATGCGCCAAGCCGGTCGCTACCTGCCCGAGTTCCAGGAGGTGCGCGCGAAGCATGACTTTTTCACCGTCTGCCGAACGCCGGAGCTGGCCTGCGAAGTGACGATGCAGCCGTTGCGCCGGTTCGACCTGGACGCGTCGATCATCTTTTCCGACATACTGGTCATTCCGCAGGCGCTGGGAATTACGGTGGAAATGAAGCCGGGCGTCGGCCCCGTGCTGCCCGAACCGCTCGTCGGTCCGGCCGATCTCGACCGGCTCAATCAGACCGGCACGATCGAGCGGCTAAAGTACGTCGGCGAGGCGATAACGATGATGCGCCGCATGCTCGAGGGCAAGGTGCCGCTGTTCGGCTTTACCGGCGCGCCCTGGACCCTGATGGGCTACATGATCGAGGGCGGAGGCAGCAAGACGATGTCCAAGGCAAAGGGCTGGCTGGCGGACCATCCGGAGGCAAGCCAGAAGCTGCTGGACATTCTCACCGACCAGGTGGTGGACTATCTCGTGATGCAGGTGAAGGCCGGCGCCCAGATGCTGCAGGTGTTCGAATCCAGTGCGGACCACCTGAGCAAGGAGCAGTTTCTTTCCGTCTCGCTGCCCTGTCTGAAGCGCATCCGGGTGGATTTGCTCCGGAAGTTGGCCGACGAGGGCGTTCCAGCTGTGCCGATGGTGCTGTTTGCTAAGGGCGCTATGCACTCACTGGAGGAGATGGCGCAAACCGGGTACGAGGTGCTCGGACTGGACTGGACGATCGATCCGGAGGAGGCACGCAAGCGGGTCGGCCCGAACGTGACGCTGCAGGGCAACCTGGACCCGCAGGACATGTACAAACCGCCGGAAGAGCTGCGCGAGCTGGTGCTGACGATGGTGCGCAAGTTTGGCAAGCATCGGTACATCGCCAACCTGGGCCACGGCATTACCCCGCAGACACCGATCGAAAGCATGTCCGTGCTGGTGCAGGCAGTGCACGATGCGTTGTGA
- the LOC1280767 gene encoding putative helicase MOV-10, with amino-acid sequence MTGEQRATTARGGKPARQSRKSHLKRTGTTRCLLQWVESAINIPESRTPQIVPKPVFRMTVEFSITQSMITIKVQNFCSQILILRSIYLYYETSKRVVLFGGVLRMVPGYEFAMEKEIHEKEDRSYHVVFLSDLLGTPYRLRETVMIHLLSPRKARGPPLTLSKLPVFPVPEYVQEVYLYGFLENPHYSRNASLWLERLKAYRAKQLNADNLTDYLRSLDQIDEFDSHLQMLRYTVENGTLEERLPKEYVLTIDQFKVPPVLLEVGSHVQVNCGVIGRNSGPTIVRGTIVERSSIILIETETPLKTLRSLKIEFPLNRLQYKLEYTALVHMSRLDFSSILFPKIESAKPKTPAKTFNDAVITEFNWFQSCIAENEQQTQAIKNIVNRTAYPAPYILFGPPGTGKTCTIVEAVLQIWKMRPKSRILVTATSNYACNELAKRLLKYVTVNDLFRYFSQTSQRDINGMDLKVVQVSNMHYGVYETPAMQDFVQTRILVCTVMTSGRLLQLGVDRSMYDYIFIDECGSCRELSALVPIGCVGTDTTNNRLQASVVLAGDPLQLGPVTRMPYLRDTPHNSSLLERLMKRPVYQKDANNNEYSPHMVTKLLDNYRSHESLFRFSNQQFYDAELRAKGDPTITHWAVNWHHLPNRKLPMLFHSVVGFMQQDSISLSYWNVQEAQLVYQYVQILMKEEINGQIVRQEDIGIVTPYSKQVEFIKNGLSTLGLDNIEVGSVDQYQGREKPVIIISAVRSNRTTVGFLADPRRLNVALTRAQALTIVIGNPENLMRNVTWYNFLKMMKQNRAITGISFTLTKRHLVPVEEGGGETMDGLDFA; translated from the exons ATGACAGGCGAACAACGAGCAACAACAGCCAGAGGAG GTAAGCCAGCACgacaaagtcgcaaaagtcacctCAAACGGACCGGCACGACACGCTGCCTCCTACAATGGGTCGAATCGGCGATAAACATTCCCGAGAGCAGGACGCCGCAGATAGTGCCGAAGCCCGTCTTCCGCATGACGGTCGAGTTCAGCATTACCCAGTCGATGATTACGATCAAGGTGCAGAACTTTTGCTCCCAAATACTGATACTACGCTCCATCTACCTCTACTACGAAACGAGCAAACGTGTCGTCCTGTTCGGGGGCGTCCTGCGCATGGTGCCCGGCTACGAGTTTGCGATGGAAAAGGAGATCCACGAAAAGGAGGATCGCTCGTACCATGTGGTATTCCTTTCCGATCTGCTCGGCACACCGTACCGGTTGCGGGAAACCGTCATGATTCATCTATTGTCGCCGAGAAAAGCGCGCGG CCCCCCGCTGACACTGTCCAAGCTCCCCGTGTTCCCGGTGCCGGAGTACGTGCAGGAAGTGTATCTGTACGGCTTTCTGGAGAATCCACACTACAGCCGCAACGCTTCGCTGTGGCTGGAGCGGCTGAAAGCGTACCGCGCGAAGCAACTGAACGCGGACAATCTGACCGACTATCTGCGATCGCTGGACCAAATTGACGAATTTGACAGCCACCTGCAGATGCTGCGCTACACGGTAGAGAACGGCACGCTGGAGGAACGGCTGCCGAAGGAATACGTTCTTACGATCGACCAGTTCAAGGTGCCGCCCGTCCTGCTCGAGGTCGGCAGCCACGTGCAGGTAAACTGTGGTGTGATCGGTCGGAACAGCGGTCCCACCATCGTACGGGGCACGATCGTCGAGCGCAGCTCCATTATACTGATCGAGACAGAAACGCCGCTCAAAACGTTACGCTCGCTGAAGATCGAGTTTCCGCTGAACCGCCTCCAGTACAAGCTGGAGTATACGGCGCTTGTACACATGAGCCGGCTCGATTTTAGCAGCATCCTGTTTCCGAAGATCGAAAGCGCGAAACCAAAAACGCCTGCCAAAACGTTCAACGATGCGGTTATTACGGA GTTCAACTGGTTCCAGTCATGCATTGCCGAGAATGAGCAGCAAACGCAGGCTATCAAAAACATCGTCAATCGGACGGCCTACCCCGCACCGTACATACTTTTCGGGCCACCCGGCACGGGCAAAACCTGCACCATCGTCGAAGCGGTACTGCAGATCTGGAAGATGCGGCCCAAGTCACGCATCCTCGTAACGGCCACGTCCAATTATGCCTGCAACGAGCTGGCGAAGCGGCTGCTCAAGTACGTCACCGTGAACGATCTGTTTCGCTACTTTTCCCAAACCTCCCAGCGGGACATTAACGGGATGGATCTGAAGGTGGTGCAGGTATCGAACATGCACTACGGCGTCTACGAAACGCCGGCCATGCAGGACTTTGTGCAGACGCGCATTCTCGTCTGCACCGTCATGACCAGCGggcggctgctgcagctgggGGTGGATCGGTCCATGTACGATTACATCTTCATCGACGAGTGTGGCAGCTGCCGGGAGCTGAGCGCCCTCGTACCGATCGGGTGCGTGGGAACGGATACGACCAACAACAGGCTGCAGGCGAGTGTCGTGCTGGCCGGTGATCCGCTGCAGCTCGGGCCCGTCACGCGCATGCCGTATCTGCGCGATACGCCCCACAACTCGTCGCTGCTGGAGCGGCTGATGAAGCGGCCGGTCTATCAGAAGGATGCCAACAACAACGAGTACAGCCCGCACATGGTGACGAAGCTGCTGGACAACTACCGGTCGCACGAGTCCCTGTTTCGGTTTTCCAACCAGCAGTTTTACGACGCGGAACTGCGGGCCAAGGGCGACCCGACGATAACGCACTGGGCCGTGAACTGGCACCATCTGCCCAATCGCAAGCTCCCGATGCTGTTCCACTCGGTGGTCGGCTTCATGCAGCAGGACTCCATCTCGCTCAGCTACTGGAACGTGCAGGAAGCGCAGCTGGTGTACCAGTACGTGCAAATACTGATGAAGGAGGAAATTAACGGTCAAATTGTGCGGCAAGAGGACATTGGCATCGTGACGCCCTATTCGAAGCAG GTGGAGTTCATTAAGAACGGGCTGTCCACGCTCGGGCTGGACAACATTGAGGTCGGCTCGGTGGACCAGTACCAGGGGCGGGAGAAACCGGTCATCATCATATCGGCCGTACGGTCCAATCGCACCACGGTCGGATTTTTGGCCGACCCGCGACGGCTCAATGTCGCGCTGACCCGCGCCCAGGCACTGACGATCGTCATCGGCAATCCGGAAAACTTGATGAGAAACGTCACGTGGTACAACTTTTTGAAAATGATGAAACAAAACCGCGCCATCACGGGCATCAGCTTTACCCTGACCAAGCGCCATCTGGTGCCGGTGGAGGAAGGTGGAGGCGAAACTATGGACGGGTTGGATTTCGCATAG